One window from the genome of Andrena cerasifolii isolate SP2316 chromosome 3, iyAndCera1_principal, whole genome shotgun sequence encodes:
- the LOC143367136 gene encoding cilia- and flagella-associated protein 70 isoform X5, whose product MELLSSQQNSVADEQIEITLNAIENIIRKEDINVSFVVEHNGTVLGESSSTFVKASCGDGSTHYDVEFVVHLPVSADDIRSIGAVVSTPVLSKIGLLIFHQVALDLQFHMFAVKALYSVEIDLEDRPTASDTELKRKSIFTAKSGSLTTPMILGICNLDLIPIILGEPNFTEKLILEMPQFSYDGASVSWQNLPLLTVTVSQDDSSIFQMNGGVNFVNITVESMYNLPDSITDNMEYTAGSVVYIDSEVPENVFFENGAWTKYRDVERTKRWNTLSSLDNRARLSKYKLDCDYMGLKNEFKGQIDLLSKVCADEPRIEWNLVSRCILWKMGIEAMQNHIRRHKYWPFQFMMKQNGHASKSRGASSSKPQLYQCYVDVSELLFPGRKSCRVVGQLYTYSSTDIFEKVELEKNIFEAETRIKETKEKEKKTKTSKQSQSVQSDKVADRSTPVTSSNEEPTVVVIEIELYEPLISCRVVDDFFVLISELIPTTEKQPPYIYSGDVGEDQYTNCVQKLAEIITESYRNFREEDKNSVPLKNVENGNGKERLRQKYCYHPESDELTCFTQYLYRTGVYLSLRSTLRSKVTLLLDQRFKMPPNLVHSSETQNFITSVYTYLVEQMHLAINKIVEGRYVEDLPKSVDSDSLYFYAEEAYEFGDWEKAKYYYTTVIMANKEDSRPWTKYAIFLKKIGHLQRAMEACLEAIALNRRDVIALLVYGGILFESQKYRESEIFLRAITELYPRFLQGWVILHLFYMRTEYCPGIDLTLRIAQKCMQDKHQEIQLYEEPLLWAMVHCPQDNIYMITATFLLKLHLCEVLRFLFLQTSHWHKNCPIQLDRLIFYTTWQWNIICLIDSKTLCLT is encoded by the exons ATGGAACTATTGTCGTCGCAGCAGAATTCGGTAGCCGATGAGCAGATCGAAATAACTCTAAACGCCATCGAAAATATT ATCAGGAAAGAAGATATAAATGTGTCTTTCGTCGTGGAGCACAATGGTACCGTTTTAGGGGAATCTTCCTCCACATTTGTGAAAGCAAGCTGTGGCGACGGATCGACACATTACGACGTCGAATTCGTTGTTCATTTACCAGTCTCCGCGGACGACATAAGGAGCATTGGTGCAGTTGTATCCACCCCGGTATTAAGTAAGATTGGGCTCTTAATATTCCATCAAGTTGCACTTGATTTACAATTTCATATGTTTGCAGTAAAAGCTCTGTACAGCGTAGAAATCGACCTAGAAGACCGTCCTACAGCCTCGGACACTGAACTGAAGAGAAAATCGATATTCACCGCCAAATCTGGATCTCTCACCACTCCAATGATACTGGGAATCTGTAATCTTGATCTGATCCCAATAATATTAG GAGAGCCGAATTTTACCGAGAAACTGATACTAGAAATGCCGCAGTTCTCCTACGATGGTGCATCCGTTTCCTGGCAGAATCTTCCACTTCTCACGGTCACTGTTTCCCAAGATGACTCCTCCATCTTCCAGATGAACGGAGGTGTTAATTTTGTGAACATCACCGTGGAGAGCATGTACAATCTCCCAGATTCTATCACGGATAATATGGAGTACACTGCTGGCAGCGTAGTGTACATTGACTCCGAG GTGCCAGAAAATGTGTTCTTCGAAAATGGAGCGTGGACGAAATACCGTGACGTCGAGAGAACGAAACGTTGGAACACTTTGAGCAGCTTGGACAATCGCGCTCGATTGTCGAAATACAAATTGGACTGCGATTACATGGGGCTGAAGAATGAATTTAAAGGGCAGATAGATTTACTG AGCAAAGTTTGCGCGGATGAACCGCGAATCGAGTGGAATCTCGTAAGTCGTTGTATTTTATGGAAAATGGGGATTGAAGCGATGCAGAATCATATTAGGCG GCACAAATATTGGCCTTTTCAATTTATGATGAAGCAAAACGGCCACGCATCAAAATCCAGGGGCGCTTCCTCGTCCAAGCCACAGCTATATCAGTGCTACGTTGATGTCTCGGAGCTTCTTTTCCCAGGAA GAAAAAGTTGCCGAGTGGTGGGACAGTTGTATACCTACAGCTCGACAGATATATTTGAGAAGGTTGAACTCGAGAAGAACATCTTCGAGGCAGAGACGCGGATAAAAGAGacgaaggagaaagagaagaaaacAAAAACATCTAAA CAGTCGCAGTCGGTGCAATCTGACAAAGTAGCGGATCGAAGTACGCCAGTGACTTCAAGCAACGAAGAGCCTACCGTTGTCGTAATTGAAATCGAGCTCTACGAACCACTCATCTCTTGCAGGGTCGTGGACGACTTCTTTGTTTT GATTAGCGAACTAATTCCCACGACGGAGAAGCAACCACCTTACATATATTCTGGGGATGTAGGAGAGGACCAGTACACGAATTGCGTCCAGAAGCTAGCCGAAATTATCACTGAAAGTTATCGA AACTTCCGCGAGGAAGATAAGAATTCGGTGCCTCTGAAGAATGTCGAGAATGGCAACGGCAAGGAGCGTCTGCGGCAAAAGTACTGCTACCACCCAGAATCG GACGAGTTGACGTGTTTTACACAATATCTTTATAGAACTGGAGTGTATTTGTCTTTACGTAGCACTCTCAGATCAAAAGTTACCCTGCTTTTGGATCAAAGATTCAAAATGCCGCCGAATCTAGTGCATTCTAGCGAAACTCAG AATTTTATTACGTCCGTGTACACGTACCTGGTCGAACAAATGCACTTGGcgataaataaaatcgtggagggTCGGTACGTAGAGGATCTGCCGAAGAGCGTGGACTCTGACTCACTATACTTTTACGCCGAAGAAGCTTACGAGTTTGGAGATTGGGAAAAAGCGAAATATTATTACACAACT GTAATAATGGCGAATAAGGAGGATTCAAGACCCTGGACGAAGTACGCGatctttcttaaaaaaatcgGACACCTCCAGCGTGCGATGGAAGCTTGCTTAGAAGCAATCGCGTTAAATAGGCGAGACGTAATCGC aTTGTTAGTTTATGGAGGAATCCTGTTCGAAAGTCAGAAATACAGGGAGTCTGAGATATTTCTGAGAGCCATTACTGAGTTGTATCCACGGTTTTTACAGGGTTGGGTTATTCTGCATCTTTTCTATATGCGAACAGAATATTGCCCAG GCATAGATCTCACTCTTCGCATAGCCCAAAAGTGTATGCAGGACAAGCATCAAGAAATACAGCTTTACGAAGAACCACTTCTTTGGGCCATGGTTCACTGTCCCCAGGATAACATATATATGATAACAGCGACGTTTCTGTTGAAGTTACACCTCTGTGAGGTACTACGATTTCTATT TTTGCAAACATCGCACTGGCACAAGAACTGTCCAATTCAACTCGATCGACTCATTTTTTATACTACATGGCAGTGGAACATTATTTGTCTAATAGATTCGAAGACGCTTTGTCTCACTTAG
- the LOC143367136 gene encoding cilia- and flagella-associated protein 70 isoform X3, whose amino-acid sequence MASNNHEKKGMVVLLYVRFNYETNTCLKILDQERRYKCVFRRGAQWYRFRGIFLHICESKLWRRIDTLRRRIRCSFTSLRGRHKEHWCSCIHPVKALYSVEIDLEDRPTASDTELKRKSIFTAKSGSLTTPMILGICNLDLIPIILGEPNFTEKLILEMPQFSYDGASVSWQNLPLLTVTVSQDDSSIFQMNGGVNFVNITVESMYNLPDSITDNMEYTAGSVVYIDSEVPENVFFENGAWTKYRDVERTKRWNTLSSLDNRARLSKYKLDCDYMGLKNEFKGQIDLLSKVCADEPRIEWNLVSRCILWKMGIEAMQNHIRRHKYWPFQFMMKQNGHASKSRGASSSKPQLYQCYVDVSELLFPGRKSCRVVGQLYTYSSTDIFEKVELEKNIFEAETRIKETKEKEKKTKTSKQSQSVQSDKVADRSTPVTSSNEEPTVVVIEIELYEPLISCRVVDDFFVLISELIPTTEKQPPYIYSGDVGEDQYTNCVQKLAEIITESYRNFREEDKNSVPLKNVENGNGKERLRQKYCYHPESDELTCFTQYLYRTGVYLSLRSTLRSKVTLLLDQRFKMPPNLVHSSETQNFITSVYTYLVEQMHLAINKIVEGRYVEDLPKSVDSDSLYFYAEEAYEFGDWEKAKYYYTTVIMANKEDSRPWTKYAIFLKKIGHLQRAMEACLEAIALNRRDVIALLVYGGILFESQKYRESEIFLRAITELYPRFLQGWVILHLFYMRTEYCPGIDLTLRIAQKCMQDKHQEIQLYEEPLLWAMVHCPQDNIYMITATFLLKLHLCEFANIALAQELSNSTRSTHFLYYMAVEHYLSNRFEDALSHLEEAQCNYGMDYSISSLMGHCYFKIGNKKAIECYEFAHMLFDRPNDLHLVEMRLGYHYYNTEDYDRAKRMFLSACDTSPTAETWLGAGLSYFELGEFEDAETALSEANRLDNRNPDIWGYLCLLNITLRRYDEFSQCYREMVKNNLKNRKLWLRITNSMEALDYAPPIIVTESDDLIETHTEQISEEQFETVNGT is encoded by the exons ATGGCTTCTAATAACCACGAAAAAAAAGGAATGGTCGTTCTATTGTATGTCAGATTCAATTATGAGACTAACACGTGTCTGAAAATTTTAGATCAGGAAAGAAGATATAAATGTGTCTTTCGTCGTGGAGCACAATGGTACCGTTTTAGGGGAATCTTCCTCCACATTTGTGAAAGCAAGCTGTGGCGACGGATCGACACATTACGACGTCGAATTCGTTGTTCATTTACCAGTCTCCGCGGACGACATAAGGAGCATTGGTGCAGTTGTATCCACCCCG TAAAAGCTCTGTACAGCGTAGAAATCGACCTAGAAGACCGTCCTACAGCCTCGGACACTGAACTGAAGAGAAAATCGATATTCACCGCCAAATCTGGATCTCTCACCACTCCAATGATACTGGGAATCTGTAATCTTGATCTGATCCCAATAATATTAG GAGAGCCGAATTTTACCGAGAAACTGATACTAGAAATGCCGCAGTTCTCCTACGATGGTGCATCCGTTTCCTGGCAGAATCTTCCACTTCTCACGGTCACTGTTTCCCAAGATGACTCCTCCATCTTCCAGATGAACGGAGGTGTTAATTTTGTGAACATCACCGTGGAGAGCATGTACAATCTCCCAGATTCTATCACGGATAATATGGAGTACACTGCTGGCAGCGTAGTGTACATTGACTCCGAG GTGCCAGAAAATGTGTTCTTCGAAAATGGAGCGTGGACGAAATACCGTGACGTCGAGAGAACGAAACGTTGGAACACTTTGAGCAGCTTGGACAATCGCGCTCGATTGTCGAAATACAAATTGGACTGCGATTACATGGGGCTGAAGAATGAATTTAAAGGGCAGATAGATTTACTG AGCAAAGTTTGCGCGGATGAACCGCGAATCGAGTGGAATCTCGTAAGTCGTTGTATTTTATGGAAAATGGGGATTGAAGCGATGCAGAATCATATTAGGCG GCACAAATATTGGCCTTTTCAATTTATGATGAAGCAAAACGGCCACGCATCAAAATCCAGGGGCGCTTCCTCGTCCAAGCCACAGCTATATCAGTGCTACGTTGATGTCTCGGAGCTTCTTTTCCCAGGAA GAAAAAGTTGCCGAGTGGTGGGACAGTTGTATACCTACAGCTCGACAGATATATTTGAGAAGGTTGAACTCGAGAAGAACATCTTCGAGGCAGAGACGCGGATAAAAGAGacgaaggagaaagagaagaaaacAAAAACATCTAAA CAGTCGCAGTCGGTGCAATCTGACAAAGTAGCGGATCGAAGTACGCCAGTGACTTCAAGCAACGAAGAGCCTACCGTTGTCGTAATTGAAATCGAGCTCTACGAACCACTCATCTCTTGCAGGGTCGTGGACGACTTCTTTGTTTT GATTAGCGAACTAATTCCCACGACGGAGAAGCAACCACCTTACATATATTCTGGGGATGTAGGAGAGGACCAGTACACGAATTGCGTCCAGAAGCTAGCCGAAATTATCACTGAAAGTTATCGA AACTTCCGCGAGGAAGATAAGAATTCGGTGCCTCTGAAGAATGTCGAGAATGGCAACGGCAAGGAGCGTCTGCGGCAAAAGTACTGCTACCACCCAGAATCG GACGAGTTGACGTGTTTTACACAATATCTTTATAGAACTGGAGTGTATTTGTCTTTACGTAGCACTCTCAGATCAAAAGTTACCCTGCTTTTGGATCAAAGATTCAAAATGCCGCCGAATCTAGTGCATTCTAGCGAAACTCAG AATTTTATTACGTCCGTGTACACGTACCTGGTCGAACAAATGCACTTGGcgataaataaaatcgtggagggTCGGTACGTAGAGGATCTGCCGAAGAGCGTGGACTCTGACTCACTATACTTTTACGCCGAAGAAGCTTACGAGTTTGGAGATTGGGAAAAAGCGAAATATTATTACACAACT GTAATAATGGCGAATAAGGAGGATTCAAGACCCTGGACGAAGTACGCGatctttcttaaaaaaatcgGACACCTCCAGCGTGCGATGGAAGCTTGCTTAGAAGCAATCGCGTTAAATAGGCGAGACGTAATCGC aTTGTTAGTTTATGGAGGAATCCTGTTCGAAAGTCAGAAATACAGGGAGTCTGAGATATTTCTGAGAGCCATTACTGAGTTGTATCCACGGTTTTTACAGGGTTGGGTTATTCTGCATCTTTTCTATATGCGAACAGAATATTGCCCAG GCATAGATCTCACTCTTCGCATAGCCCAAAAGTGTATGCAGGACAAGCATCAAGAAATACAGCTTTACGAAGAACCACTTCTTTGGGCCATGGTTCACTGTCCCCAGGATAACATATATATGATAACAGCGACGTTTCTGTTGAAGTTACACCTCTGTGAG TTTGCAAACATCGCACTGGCACAAGAACTGTCCAATTCAACTCGATCGACTCATTTTTTATACTACATGGCAGTGGAACATTATTTGTCTAATAGATTCGAAGACGCTTTGTCTCACTTAGAGGAAGCCCAATGCAATTACGGGATG GATTACTCGATCAGTAGTCTAATGGGTCACTGCTACTTCAAAATAGGCAACAAGAAGGCGATAGAGTGTTACGAATTTGCTCACATGCTTTTCGACAGACCCAACGACTTGCATTTAGTGGAAATGAG ATTAGGATATCATTATTACAACACCGAAGACTACGATCGAGCAAAGAGAATGTTCCTAAGTGCATGCGATACCTCGCCAACTGCAGAGACATGGTTGGGAGCTGGTTTGAGTTACTTCGAA CTTGGCGAGTTCGAAGACGCAGAGACAGCTCTGTCTGAAGCGAATAGGCTCGACAATCGCAATCCAGATATATGGGGCTATTTATGTTTGTTGAATATAACTCTGAGAAGGTACGATGAGTTCTCGCAGTGTTACAGAGAAATGGTAAAA AATAATCTTAAAAATAGAAAACTGTGGCTGAGAATAACGAACTCGATGGAGGCTTTGGATTACGCACCACCAATTATAGTAACGGAAAGTGACGATCTTATCGAGACTCATACCGAACAGATATCCGAGGAACAATTTGAAACCGTTAATGGCACCTAA